ATATGGGCGCGGGTTGCGCCCCGTGTCAAGCCAAGTATTGCGCCTTGCGCCTCTGCGTCCCAGTACGGTGCGCCGAGACCTGTGAAGGCGGGAACCACAAAGACGCCGCCCGAATCCGGAACGCTAGCGGCAATTGCTTCGGTCTCCGCAGCGGTGTCGATAAGATTCAAGGCATCCCGCAGCCACTGCACCGCTGCGCCTGCGATGAACACACTCCCTTCAAGCGCGTAAACCGGTGTTTGATCGAAACCGCAAGCCAATGTCGTCAGTAATCCGGACTTTGAGTGGACACGCTGCTCGCCTGTATTGAGCATCAGGAAGCAGCCGGTGCCGTAGGTGTTTTTCGCCATGCCGGCTTGGGTACATAGCTGCCCAAATAGGGCGGATTGTTGGTCTCCAGCAATCCCAGCGATTGGAATGCCGTCCGGCAACGGTCCAACATCTTTTGTTCTCCCGAAAATACTCCCGGAAACCCCCACGTTTGGTAAGACAGACCGTGGTACGCGCAGGATATCCAACAGTTCTTCATCCCACGCGAGCGTGTCAATATTGAACAGCATCGTTCGGGAGGCGTTCGTGTAGTCTGTTATGTGAACTTCGCCTCCTGTTAGATACCACAGCAACCACGTATCAATAGTTCCAAAAATGAGTTCACCGCGTTCAGCGCGCTCACGTGCGCCATCGACCCGATCTAGGATCCATGCAATCTTTGTCGCCGAAAAGTACGGATCAAGCACCAAACCTGTTTTCGCCCGTATTTTCTCTTCCAGTGACCGTTCCTTTAGATCCGCACAGATATCCGATGTGCGACGACATTGCCACACAATTGCGGGGTGAATCGGTTGTCCGGTTTTGCGTTCCCACACCACCGTCGTTTCCCGCTGGTTCGTGACTCCAATAGCTGCAATCTCGCCTGCTGCGCTCCCGTGTTCATCAATTAAGTCTGCGATGACTCGATGTGTTACTTCCCAGATTTCAATGGGATCATGCTCCACCCAGCCAGGACGGGGATAGTGCTGCGTAAATTCACGGTAGCCGTGTGCAACAATCTCCCCATGTGCGTCAATGAGTAGCACCGTCGAGCCAGTTGTGCCTTGATCAATCGAAAGAATATACGGGGGATGTGCCATTCTGTTTTCACCAAACGCAATAAAAATCCGTGTCATCTACAGAGCGTTTTCAATATAACACAGGCGTTGGGAGGCGTCAACAGGAAAAATTGATTGACAAAAAATCCTGTTAGGATTACAATGGAGACAAAGCTTATATGGTATTTCAGATAACGGCTGAACGCAACATCCTTATCGGAAAGAAAGGTCGGAATATTAATGAAGATTACGAATATCAAAACCTTTATGGCCCGCTTCGGCGGACGCTCAAGAGGACTGATTAAAGTTGAAACTGACGAAGGCATTCACGGCTGGGGCGAATCCTACTCCGTAGGACCGAACCTCGCTGCTGAACCCATTGCGGATTATATCTTTGAGATGATTAAGGGAGAAGATCCACGCCGCATCGAATACATCATGATGAAGATTCACCAGCAATTACGCTTCCCTGCTGGCGGTGTGGGTCTCGCAGTTACCTCCGCAATTGACCACGCTTTGTGGGACATCAGCGGTAAAGCAGCCAACCTTCCTGTCTATATGCTCCTTGGCGGGTCCGTCCGCGATCGCATCCGTGTCTATCAAGGAGTCGGAGGCCGTGATGGGCAGGAAGCCGGTGAAACAGCACATCGATTAAACGAAGAGGGGGGCTTTACAGCTTTCAAAACCAGCCCTTATCCGATCGAGCCGGATGCAAATCGTTGGGGACGAGTTTGTGCTGCCGCTGCTGACTATTTTGAGGGGATTCGCGACCATACACCGGACGATTGGGAGTTCGCGTTCGACCCACACGCTAAGATCTTTGAACCAATTCGTGCATTGCAGCTATCCAATGCGCTAGCACCTTATGACCCCTATTTCTACGAAGAACCGCTCAGACCCGAACACATCCCCGCATGGTCTCGCTTACGTTCTCAGATGCAAGTACCATTGGCAACCGGCGAATCTCTCTATGCACGTTTCGAATTTCTCAACCTGATGGCTGCACAAGGGGCAGACATCATTCAGCCGGACGTCTGCGTCTGCGGTGGATTGCTCGAAATGCGCAAAATCGCCGCTATTGCCGAAGCACATTATGTCTCCATTGCCCCCCACAATCCGATGGGACCTTTGGCGACCGCGGTGAACGTGCACTTTGCTGCAGCAACGCCCAATTTCAAGGTTCTCGAATACATCTCGCCGACAGGAACTGAATGGAATGAGTGGGTGGATGAACCCTATCTGCCCAAAGATGGGTATCTTGAATTGCGCGATCGGCCAGGTCTCGGTGTGGATATAAATGAAGACGTCATCGGCGATAACGAATATGTCCACTGGCAACGCACCTGCCCGATTCGTCCAGATGGGTCAACGGGATATATTTAGATGGGGACGTGATGCGTGAAACGTGAAACGTAAGACATGACTGCAAGTTTGGAAGATTATAATATAGTGTGTTAAGTTTCCACTTCGTAGCAGACCGTTCGCTTAACTTTTGCGTTTGTTCACCGATAATCTCCTTAGGACTGCTGTTTGAGGGGTTCGAGAATCTCCTCAAACAGCAGGTTATTCTCAAAGATCGCCAAGATTTCTTCCTCATCTACTCGCCAACCTGTCCTTTCCATACGTGATATTATGGTGAATTAGAAAAATAAGTGGACATTTACCAATAACTCCGACCTTAGTGAAGTTTGCAAAGTCCCCCTGATAACGGTTTCCCCCTTGATATGGCTGTGCATTGGGAGTGTCTAAGTAATTCTAAAATCTACCATAAATTGACAAATATCGTCATCTTATTTTTTCGATACTTCCCCCGGAAGTCGCTATAAGAAATTATGTTGAGGAATATCGAGAGACGTGATACAATGAAAGTATAGAATATAAAGCGTAAACTCTAGAAAATTAAGTGAGAAAGGAATACGAATGTCTCAGTTTGTGAAAGCTGCCGAGACAACGGACGTTCAGCCCGGTGATTGTCTCGGTGTTAAGGTCGAAGGCGTTTTCATCGGTATATACAATATCGATGGCGACTATTACGCGATGAATAACATCTGTCCGCATCTTGGTGGAGTTTTGACCTACGGATTCTTTGATGATAACGCTGTTACTTGTCCGCTCCACATGTGGGAGTTTGATGTGAAGACAGGAAAATGCCTCTGGCCAGAGCAGGAGAAACTCCCCACGTATCCTGTAAAGATTGAGGGCAACGATATTCTTGTCGATGTCAATTCACCCCAGCCCCAACAATAGAGAAGTAAAGCAGGGATATAACGAACATAGCGGTGTTTACGCACTACGCATCGGAATATCTCTCTGCCTCACTGATTTTCTCACCAACCACAGAAAGGAAATGATCTAAGAGGAGTTGAAGTCTATGGCATATTTGATAACAGGTGGAATGGGGTGCATTGGATCCTATGTCATTCGTGACCTTCTGAACGCCGGCGAAAAAATTGTTGTGTACGATTTTATTCCTGATTTAACCATTCCCAAAATGGTGTTGACAGAGGACCAACTTGAACAGTTTACTTTCGTTCAGGGGGACATTACCGATCTCCCGCATGTGTTGCGAACGGTCCAAGAGCACCAAATCGATCGGATTATCCATCTCGCATCGTGGCAGGTGCCAGCGTGCGATGCCAACCCACCACAAGCGTTAAAGATTGTATGTGAAGGCACAATTAATATGTTTGAGGCAGCGCGCATTTTCGGCCTCAAACGGGTTGTCTGGGCAAGTAGTGTCGCAGTCTTCGGATCGCCGGAAGATTATAATCACGAGCAGATTGCAAATGAAGTCCATGAATGAGAGATATGCAGCGCACTATTTTGATAACTACGGTGTAGACACGATAGGATTGAGATTTACCGCGGTATACGGTGTCGGACGGACACGGGGAATGAGTTCATTCTCAACGCAAATGATTGAAGCTGCTGCACATGGGAAACCCTACGTTTCTCCATTCGGCGATGATGCGATAGATTGGCAATACGTCGAGGATGTGTCCAGATCTATTGTGATGTCGTGTACCTGTCCAGCCACAAAGACGCGTGTCTTCAACGTCAAAGGTGGAATTCGCACGGTTAAGGAAGGTGTCACTTACTTAAAGAAATTGGTGCCCAGTGCACAGATTACGCTTGAGCCGGGCGTGTTTGGAATTTCATGGGATTATGATGCGGATCCAATCGCTCAAGAGGTCGGGTTCACACCCCAATACACCATGGAGCAAGGGATCTTGAAGACGCTCAATCATTTCCGTGAGTTGGCAGGATCGGACCCGATTCAGGAACCGTGATTGGCGAAGGACAAAATGTAAGATGGAGAGTGCTATGGAATTTGAACTTCAAACCCTCGATCAGCGGCTTGGAAAATTTGAAGGCGTCCAGCAACAGCACGATCAACGTCTCGCAGATATTGAACGTCGATTAGGCACAATTGAAGTCCTAATTAGGGATGTCCGTGCAGAAGGGCACCGTGAGCGAGAGGCATTGCGCACTGAATTGGCAAGTCAGATTCATGAAACTCGTACAGAATTAATCGGTCACATTGAGAACGTTAGAACCGAGCTGACTAGCAAAATTGAAAGTTATCGAGAGGAAATCGTAGGAGTTCGGGGGTAAATCGCAGGAGTTCGGGGGGAAATCGCAGGAGTTCTGGGGGAAATCCTCAACGGACGAATAGATCAACTGAGTAACAAAATTGATGGACTGTACAAGTGGATCATTGGCATCCTAATTGCAGTTGGGGTAAGCGTAATAGCGTCTCTGCTAAAGGGAATTTTCTAAGAGAGTGTGTGAAGCCTATTTTAGTAGTTGCGGCGCAGAACCTGTCCTCGATTCAATCGGGATTCCTAACTTGGAGATGGCCGGTGATTTAGCCACAACCAACCTATAACCATGGGAGATCACAAAATGAAGCTAGGCGCATTTATGATGCCGCTGCACCCCCCGGACAAAGACCGGACGGAGTGTTTTGAAGAGGACATCGATTTAATTGTCCTCGCTGATGAATTGGGATTTACCGAAGCTTGGATTGGGCAGCATCACACGGTCGCCTGGGAACCCATTCCATCTAACGATGTGTTTATCGGCAACGTCCTACCGCGCACGAAGAACATCCGCCTCGGCACCGGTGTGTCTATCATCCCCCAGCACCACCCGGTCAACACCGCGGTTCGCCTTGCGTTTCTTGATCATCTCGCTCGTGGCCGTCTGAATTGTGGATTTGGGCAAGGCGGGGTAGCAACTGACTGGGGGCTATTCGACTTACCTGATCCCAAAACGCAGGGGCTGATGACCATGGAGGCAATTGACACCATCCTCAAGTTGTGGCAAACGGACCCACCCTTCGAGTTCAACGGGGATTTCTGGAATATCAAACTTGAAACCCTCGATCACGAACGTGGAATTGGAGTACTGCTCCAACCTTACCAAAAACCGCACCCACCGATCGCTATGAGCATTGTAAGAGGAAACTCGATGGCAGCCCGGACAGCGGGTCAACGCGGCTTTATACCTATAAGCACGAACCTTGTATCAGAGGTAACCCTTGCAAATCATTGGGAAACCTATTGCGCCGGTGCTGAAGACGCTGGACTGCCCACACCGAACCGATCAGACTGGCGCATCTCGCGCAGTATCTTTGTCGGAGAATCGACTGAAGAAGCATGGGAGCACGCAATAAATGGGAGTTTTATCGGTGCATATGATTACCTGATCACTGTTCTTACAAAAGCAAATATGCTCAATATTCTGAAAGATGATCCGGATTTCCCCGATGAGGATATAACGCCAGAATATGTTCTTAAGAAAATCTGTATCATCGGTGATGTGGCAGAATGTATCCGTCGTCTTGAAGAGGTGTGGGAACAGTCCGGTGGATTTGGCACACTGCTGATGATCACACATGATTGGGATGACAGAGATACATGGAGACGTTCCCAAGAGTTGCTAGCGAGTGAGGTTATTCCTGCGATGCCAACAATTTAAGAATAGACAAGGAGGAGAATGATGGCGTTCGATCCGATGCTTCAAAGGCAGATTATGGGCCGTTTCGCAACTGGGGTCACGGTAGTGACAACGCGGTATGGCGAACAGATTTCGGGAATGACGGCAAACGCTGTCATGTCTCTTTCGCTTGACCCGCCGCTAGTCGTGGTTTCTGTAGACCATCAGAGCAATATGCACGGACACTTGACGCAAGGTCAGTGTTATGCAATAAATGTGCTCAGACACGACCAAGAGGATCTTTCCCGTCGGTTTGCCAAACCAGGGCCCAAGGATTTTTCAGACCTAAATCTGACAGTGGCAGAAACCGGGGCTCCCATTTTCGTTGACGTACTCGCTTATATAGACTGCCGGGTTGTTGAGGTAGCACCCGCCGGCGATCACGATATGTTCATTGGCGAACCCGTTGCCGGTGAAACTTAC
The window above is part of the Candidatus Poribacteria bacterium genome. Proteins encoded here:
- the glpK gene encoding glycerol kinase GlpK, with product MAHPPYILSIDQGTTGSTVLLIDAHGEIVAHGYREFTQHYPRPGWVEHDPIEIWEVTHRVIADLIDEHGSAAGEIAAIGVTNQRETTVVWERKTGQPIHPAIVWQCRRTSDICADLKERSLEEKIRAKTGLVLDPYFSATKIAWILDRVDGARERAERGELIFGTIDTWLLWYLTGGEVHITDYTNASRTMLFNIDTLAWDEELLDILRVPRSVLPNVGVSGSIFGRTKDVGPLPDGIPIAGIAGDQQSALFGQLCTQAGMAKNTYGTGCFLMLNTGEQRVHSKSGLLTTLACGFDQTPVYALEGSVFIAGAAVQWLRDALNLIDTAAETEAIAASVPDSGGVFVVPAFTGLGAPYWDAEAQGAILGLTRGATRAHIVRATLESIALQTAEVVTAMDTDAGVELNRLRVDGGAVANNFLMQFQADILGIDVERPTRIETTGLGAGYLAGLTVGVWNGIHDLESHRKIEKVFSPQIDADQRQAKLDGWKNAVRRVMS
- a CDS encoding mandelate racemase/muconate lactonizing enzyme family protein, whose product is MKITNIKTFMARFGGRSRGLIKVETDEGIHGWGESYSVGPNLAAEPIADYIFEMIKGEDPRRIEYIMMKIHQQLRFPAGGVGLAVTSAIDHALWDISGKAANLPVYMLLGGSVRDRIRVYQGVGGRDGQEAGETAHRLNEEGGFTAFKTSPYPIEPDANRWGRVCAAAADYFEGIRDHTPDDWEFAFDPHAKIFEPIRALQLSNALAPYDPYFYEEPLRPEHIPAWSRLRSQMQVPLATGESLYARFEFLNLMAAQGADIIQPDVCVCGGLLEMRKIAAIAEAHYVSIAPHNPMGPLATAVNVHFAAATPNFKVLEYISPTGTEWNEWVDEPYLPKDGYLELRDRPGLGVDINEDVIGDNEYVHWQRTCPIRPDGSTGYI
- a CDS encoding Rieske (2Fe-2S) protein; its protein translation is MSQFVKAAETTDVQPGDCLGVKVEGVFIGIYNIDGDYYAMNNICPHLGGVLTYGFFDDNAVTCPLHMWEFDVKTGKCLWPEQEKLPTYPVKIEGNDILVDVNSPQPQQ
- a CDS encoding GDP-mannose 4,6-dehydratase, producing MAYLITGGMGCIGSYVIRDLLNAGEKIVVYDFIPDLTIPKMVLTEDQLEQFTFVQGDITDLPHVLRTVQEHQIDRIIHLASWQVPACDANPPQALKIVCEGTINMFEAARIFGLKRVVWASSVAVFGSPEDYNHEQIANEVHE
- a CDS encoding NAD(P)-dependent oxidoreductase gives rise to the protein MKSMNERYAAHYFDNYGVDTIGLRFTAVYGVGRTRGMSSFSTQMIEAAAHGKPYVSPFGDDAIDWQYVEDVSRSIVMSCTCPATKTRVFNVKGGIRTVKEGVTYLKKLVPSAQITLEPGVFGISWDYDADPIAQEVGFTPQYTMEQGILKTLNHFRELAGSDPIQEP
- a CDS encoding LLM class flavin-dependent oxidoreductase, whose protein sequence is MKLGAFMMPLHPPDKDRTECFEEDIDLIVLADELGFTEAWIGQHHTVAWEPIPSNDVFIGNVLPRTKNIRLGTGVSIIPQHHPVNTAVRLAFLDHLARGRLNCGFGQGGVATDWGLFDLPDPKTQGLMTMEAIDTILKLWQTDPPFEFNGDFWNIKLETLDHERGIGVLLQPYQKPHPPIAMSIVRGNSMAARTAGQRGFIPISTNLVSEVTLANHWETYCAGAEDAGLPTPNRSDWRISRSIFVGESTEEAWEHAINGSFIGAYDYLITVLTKANMLNILKDDPDFPDEDITPEYVLKKICIIGDVAECIRRLEEVWEQSGGFGTLLMITHDWDDRDTWRRSQELLASEVIPAMPTI
- a CDS encoding flavin reductase; translated protein: MMAFDPMLQRQIMGRFATGVTVVTTRYGEQISGMTANAVMSLSLDPPLVVVSVDHQSNMHGHLTQGQCYAINVLRHDQEDLSRRFAKPGPKDFSDLNLTVAETGAPIFVDVLAYIDCRVVEVAPAGDHDMFIGEPVAGETYDGEPLIFYSGQYAQLEVAPTTS